In Peromyscus eremicus chromosome 2, PerEre_H2_v1, whole genome shotgun sequence, a single genomic region encodes these proteins:
- the LOC131904858 gene encoding selection and upkeep of intraepithelial T-cells protein 2-like, with the protein MFADCSSLESRWREPEPALALRKIAVLCFLLEVMTSFTEKFTVTGLTRPVLAPLGGALELSCQLFPPQHAQHMEIRWFRNRYTQPVHLYRNGIDLHGETTSKYVERTKLLKDAIGEGKVTLRIFNVTIDDDGPYHCFFKDGEFYEEHITEVKVTVSSSDIQIHMHSPNIKGVMLECHSGGWFPQPHMEWRDSKGEVIPATTKSNSQDGKKLFNMTMALFIKANSHRNVTCYLQNLLTHQEESISIILPGELFSWKSVWIWIQSMITFVLIAFLMTSCVQCYLIHGSCSVINSPWKKKSAIVFVISMVAIIGIILILHLIPRVPVSDPHLELDTLWLEDFSVILFVLIVFKINFISFIYFRLDGKYDGNGDNSDDLVHVTGAQMSRR; encoded by the exons ATGTtcgctgactgcagctcgctggagtcaagatggcgggagccAGAGCCGGCGCTGGCActcaggaa AATAGCAGTATTATGTTTCTTACTAGAGGTCATGACTT ccTTCACAGAAAAATTCACAGTGACTGGATTGACTAGGCCAGTCTTGGCTCCATTGGGTGGAGCCCTTGAACTCAGTTGTCAGTTGTTTCCACCACAACATGCACAGCACATGGAGATTCGCTGGTTTAGGAACCGCTATACGCAGCCAGTACACCTGTACAGGAATGGTATAGACCTGCATGGAGAAACTACCTCTAAGTATGTGGAGAGGACAAAACTCCTGAAAGATGCCATTGGAGAAGGGAAAGTGACCCTCAGGATCTTTAATGTGACTATTGATGATGATGGACCATATCACTGCTTCTTCAAAGATGGTGAATTCTATGAAGAGCACATTACAGAGGTCAAGGTCACGG TCTCGAGCTCAGACATACAGATTCATATGCATTCCCCTAATATCAAAGGTGTGATGTTAGAGTGTCATTCAGGAGGTTGGTTTCCACAGCCTCATATGGAATGGAGAGACAGCAAAGGAGAAGTCAttccagcaacaacaaaatccaacTCACAAGATGGAAAAAAGTTGTTCAACATGACAATGGCCCTTTTTATTAAAGCCAATTCCCACAGGAATGTCACTTGCTACCTTCAAAACCTTTTAACTCACCAAGAAGAAAGCATAAGCATCATCCTACCAG GTGAACTGTTTTCATGGAAAAGTGTTTGGATATGGATTCAGAGTATGATAACATTTGTGCTGATAGCCTTCCTCATGACTTCCTGTGTTCAATGTTATCTCATACATG gtAGCTGCTCTGTAATAAATAGTCCTTGGAAAAAGAAGAGTGCAATTGTATTTGTGATTTCAATGGTTGCAATTATAGGAATCATTCTCATTTTGCATCTAATACCAAGAG TCCCTGTTTCAGATCCACACTTGGAATTGGACACTTTGTGGTTGGAAGATTTTAGTGTGATCCTCTTTGTGCTGATAGTGTTCAAGATCAacttcatttcattcatttacttcAGATTGGATGGTAAATATGATGGGAATGGTGACAACTCAGATGATCTGGTTCATGTGACTGGTGCTCAGATGTCTAGAAGGTGA